In Acanthochromis polyacanthus isolate Apoly-LR-REF ecotype Palm Island chromosome 9, KAUST_Apoly_ChrSc, whole genome shotgun sequence, the DNA window CGCTGGATAATTGAGGGGGAAGAACAACAAGAACACGGAGAGAATAATGAGCTGGCAGAGATCATTAGTATCCGCTGTAGATTGTTTGCAGTGAAAGCTTTGTGCTGAACTCAGATTTCATAATAACCTGAAGAAGTTTTGGGCTGTGCAGGTGGCCAGTATTGCCTTGTAAGTAGGACTAAGGGTTCAGTATGTTTTAAACCAACTAGATCCTATGAGGTTTTGTCAGaatggttttaaatgtttttacttgTTGCGGATGCCACACCCAAAGACAGGATGAAAACTCTGCCATCATATAGAGCAGAAATGGGGATACTTCCTCCAAAGCATCAGTGGTGTTGAATGAAAGGCCGCTCAAAGCAGTTGTGAAGAATGACAAAGACTGTTTAAATCATACACAGTTACTCTCCTCCACAAACTCTGCCATTTTCTGGGTGAAATGCTAGTACTTGTCAAACTGGCAGTTCTGGAAAGTTGCTCTGAAAGGTTCAGACACATCATCATCAGCCCATTAAATGACATTTACAAGtttgtatatataaatattaaatactAGTATACCAGATGGTGCATTATCCATTCCCAAACCCCAACTCTCAGGATTATGTAAGGGCCCTTTTCTGCTtctgaaaaaaaagtgcatgTAAAATATCACCCTGAAAACCTACAAAATGGAATTTTGTGTGAATATAACAATGGGGTGTATTTTAACCAAAAACAATCATCTATTCTTGAACCTAACCAAGAGCTCAGGTGCTTAAACTTAACCAAAAAACGATtggaaactaaaataaaaaataaacctgaCTTCTCATTTTCTAATGTAGATTTCCATTTCTCTTTCTAAGTGTAAATATGCAAACTTTCCCTAGTGTTAGATCAATAAACTTGAtcttattttgtcttgtcttgtcttatcttattttaacaGTTGCTCATTTTCCTGTCATAAAGATGTGATATGAAGGAATTTGAATATGAATCGGATAATTACTCCTTTTACCATGTTAGAATTAAGATTGTTTTGATAGAATGAAATCACTTTTCTCCTGAAAATTACTGTATGACTTGTGTGAACATACCCAGCTGCCTTTCCAAAAACAAATAACGTGAGTGTTTTATCAGCTACTACCCCTATTGTTAAAGTACAAGTGAAATTAAATAGCATTACTTGTTTAGATTTGCCTTCATGTGATAGAATGGCATCACCTTCATAGATGGATTATCATTTTTTCAGTCATCAGCAAACAGTAGCTGCTAAGCAAGAGTCACAGACCTTGAGCAACAAACCCAGGTTAGCTTTCTGCTAATTTTCCTTCCAAGAACACACGACTTGACCTACACCTTAGATGCACTTTATGATTTGCTTGCTGCCCAAAAGTGACTATGATTAACCCTATGAAATTATTCAGCTTCATTACTGTGTTCAGTGAGACCACCGTGTTGCAGCAAGCAACTGACGCACAAGATTTGGGCAAAAGACAGATAAAGCGAGACCTGGATATTTTAGTCACAATGCACCTTTGGTcaaatatgtacaaaaacacattctTAGTAATGCTGTTTTACCACAATTCTTCTACTGTTAAATGCAAGGTTTAAACATGGCCAAAAATCTTGGCATCTGTTCTTCCTGAAACAGTTGCGATTAAGGGTTCTTTTGTCTTACAGATCTGTTTGCCTTTAGTTTGCCATAGAATAATACAAAGACGTTATTAAAACAGCTGAATTCCTGCTTATGGTATAAAGATCTTCCTAAATGACCTGGACAAAATTATTGGAAACAGTGATAAATTATTCCAGCAGGCAGTTTCCTTTAACTATTATCACACAAGGCATCAACATTATACTCAAGCATTGTGCCTATTTTCACATTTGACTGAAAAGTGTTGCTTTTCGTATTTTAGGTGGAAAGTGACCGATAATTTTGGACTTGTTGAGATGTAGGATGGACTGAttggtttgcattttttttctatctggTAACTGGGAGTTGTCAGGCGAAACGCTGATTATCAGATCCGATATTCAGTATTTATATGATTATCaatatagttgtttttttttaaaactgattccTGCTAAAATATATTCGTTTAAAGATGAGCTACTAAAGCTCTAATGCAAATGCAACAAGCGATGTCCCACCCACATCACTGTAATAGCCTATCAACACTAAATTATGAATTCAGTTCCAATTATACTGCAGGTCTCCTTGACTACTCAGTATTGGTATCAGTTTCATCCCTGAAAAAACATTAACAGTGGACTCCTACTGGTAAACACTTCAATTCATACATATTTATCCAAAACTGCTACTAGATCTGTTGCAGCATTCTCATATTGCAACTTcttacatttgtgtttttggtctGATCACTCTCTAAAGGTGACGTGACACTCATCTTTGTTGTcataaaactgaaatttatGCAATCTTTTcacaaaaattaagcaaaaatacaatcaaaatgGTCGCAGTGAGAATTCTACCTAACAGCTACAATATAGCATTAaaaatcctggtaaaatacaacATCATATGGCAAACACAAAGCACTTTTGTGCAGAAAATCTCCTCTGCGCCGCTATATTGGCCACAGCTGGTTTGTGGCCAAAGAACTAAACAGTCAAAATATCACTTTACCAATCAGGCTTGAACAGTAAGCAGCACCACAGTGAATGGGCAACAGTGGCCAACATATGGAACGCATTATGGCGGTCAAGCCAAGCAGCAACAGCTCCACACTTAAGCATTATCCTATTAGTTTTGACGCGTGATAGCTGTAATGCAACTAAACAGTGGGCCAACAGCACAGCACACTGCACTTATTCTTCTCCCTCCCCAACAGAGTCAACAGTAAATTAATTTTGCTGCAGTGTTTAAATTGCTCAACCACGACCAACAGTCTGCTTTGTTCAAAACAAGAGGTGTGTGAATAGTTTTCAGGTATTTGGACCCTTAGTTCATCAGATTGTGCTAAGCTTACAGTAAAGAAGGCATCAAGCTCTCAAACAGAGACCCTCTGTGCTGCTAGTTTTTTaagctctttcttttctttttttaattgatggCTGTTTTCCCCTCTCAGATTGTTTTATGCGACCAAACCTTACTGGAAACAAACTATGAAACAACCGCGCTGAGAAGTGGCACAAAGCTGCAAGTTGATGTGGTGGTCTCtcatgtatgtgtctgtgtgcaggagAGTGGATATGTGTGCTTAATAGGAGAGGCCTACTTTTGACTGTACTGTGTCAAATTTGCGAGAAGCCTGCGTACAGTCTTTCAAGTAAAAGAGCAGGTTCATCTTTCAGGTTCACTTTGCCTCAAGTGTGCGTACAGTTACTACCAGATTGATTTCAATGGAATTTGTGGTAGTGTAGAGCCTTATGAGATATTTGAACAAGTTGTAAAAAGAAGCAACTAAAGCCACAACTATGGTAAGTGGCCACTTAAATCAGGAGTGTGGAGTTTCAGGTTTGCAGACAATGTGTGAGTTTTACCTGTTGCCCACAGAAAACTAATATTACCAATAATGCATCAGCTACTTAGGATTTCACTTTAAAAGTTGACCTTTTAAGTTCGTCTTTCCACAACATAAtaagttattttgtgtgttcatgtaCGTCTGTGTTGTCAGGTGTGGGACTACGAGTTGGAGAGGAGCGCAGAGCACTGGGCTCATACGTGTCGATGGGAACATGGGCCGAGCCACATGTTGACGCAAATAGGCCAAAACCTCGGAGCACACTGGGGCAGGTGTGTACATACAATGAAGTGGAAGAAAGAGTGGCATTTACATAATGTTTAATGGGATAAGAATAATGGTATTGCTTCACAACATGGGAACCAAATATTTATATCCACAAACAGATTTCCCCCGTGTTAAGCTTTTCTCCAAATTAATGCTGTTCTTTGTTTGAATGTAATAAATTTAtagtttgttgtgtgttttgaaaGTTAGAATCAATTTACATAAAAACTTATCAAATGAAAAAGGCATTCATACTTACTAACACAGTGTAATTCACCTCAGTTTTACAGTCTGTTAGCTAATCTGCCCAGTAGGCTACCTAATGGTGAACAGTTAGCGACTAGCTGGTAAGCTACAGATAGTAGCATGTTAGCTTTGGTTCATTTTACTCAAAGAATTAAGCAGATGAAAGCAACTATCTAGtctcatttattaatttattccaGAAACAATTTGCTGTCAGTCATTCGGTTGCTTAACAGTTTGCTCTTTTATATTTATAAGATGTTTCATAACCTTTCTTGTCTCTGCTTCTCAGCTAGCAACTGCTCAGAACCAAGAAAAATTTCACATAAACTCGCTTCAACAccaaaaattgtgtttttttcacctTGGTTTCTGTACAGATTAAATAACTTTAATACTTAAATTGTTAATTTGTGAGTTTCAAAGTTGCTGGTGGTCGATTTCCAGTTTCTGTGCTTGACCTAaactatgctaagctaactgtctcCCAGTTGTAGCTTTATATTGACAGTACATATATGACAGTGGGATCAATTTTCTCacctgtttattatttttttttttatatttttacaccaGTAAGTAAAGAAAGGTATTTTGTTCTAGTAGACATTTTACTTCGGTGATGATGAAGATTAAAACAGAGTGAAAATAAAGCTCAAAATGAATATTCACGCCTATTGTATATGCGCATGTTAGTTAGTACTTCTGGTAGCTATAAGGTAATAATATGCCATTTGGCAAGTATGTTGTGTGTTCTAAAGGAAGTATTCATTTAACACAGAATACCTGGAAATTGCCCAGTGCTGACCTTGCAACAAGCAGTATAGCTTAGCTGCTTTGAtgtatgttttcattgtttccGGTGACATAATGAGAGAATGCAATGAAACACCTTTTCTGTCACTGTAGGGACCGACCCCCAACATACCATGTCCAGGCCTGGTATGATGAAGTGAGGTACTATAGCTATCCGTACTCCCAGGAGTGTAACCCACACTGTCCATTCAGGTGTTCAGGACCTGTTTGTACTCACTACACTCAAGTAAGAACTGATCCTTTACTTACCCTACAATTTTTATAAgatgttttacttttaaaaaaaaacaacaaactgatatTCATTTGAGATTTCCATGGTTTTTTTTTGATGTGTCATTCTGACTGTTTGAAGCTCAAAGAAGAAATGTACTTGGCTGAATTTAGTCTAAAAAATCAACGTAACAtgagttttactttttttccactGCCTTTTAATAATTCAGCTACATGTTCCAACTCATGTGttcacatgttttgttttttcagttggTTTGGGCGACTAGTAATCGTATTGGCTGTGCCATCAATGTGTGTTACAACATGAATGTATGGGGAATGATCTGGGCCAAAGCTGTCTATTTGGTCTGCAACTACTCTCCACCGTAAGTTTTATTCAGTGACAACAACATGTTTTAAAACTGTGCATTAGAATAAGAAGTAAAGACACTTAAATCATTAATCAAGAAATGCCTCCATTAACTTAATACACACATGTTGTGCTTGATTACACGGGATGTCTCTTGCCAATGAATGTAGTGTCACATACATGAATGATTACgcaagaaaatgaagaaaattgtATCCCACATGGGAAAATCGTctcattcattatttttttttcatatttcacgATTTAAATATGTGAATATTTCTGCTCTAACTAATCACCAACAAAAGGTTGTGTAAATATTTGACAATAGCAATGCAGATTTATGTCAAATAAAAGTGtttgctgttttcctttttgacaaagTCAGTGTTATAACAGTTCTTGTTTTCAGGGGCAACTGGTGGGGTCATGCTCCATACAAATATGGAGCTCCCTGTTCTGCCTGTCCAGCCAGCTATGCAGGAGGCTGCAGGGACAACCTCTGTTATAAAGGTGGGTTAGATACAGACTTGTGGTTTCTCGAAGGTCCTCATCTCCTTACTTATCTTACCCAAATTATCTGTTTTGATAATTCACtttatttcactgtgaaatctTCCTTTTATGCCCCCAGTGTTTCCATTTCCACTCATTTCCACATAAAAAATTATTGCCACATTCCAAATAGTTGAATCATATGTACGTCAGTCAAGGAAAAGTGCACATGAAATCTAGTAAGACAGCACAGTGGTATAATTTAGTGTCTGTGTTTTCAGATGGGGGTGTTGACAGGCGTCCAGCTCCTGAGACTGAAGAAACCAACTACATTGAACCCGAGCCAGAGCCAGTAAGAGACAGAGAGCCCCAACCCAGGGCTCAGTCACCAAACCCTTCGCCCAACGACAACCTCGAGAGAAACCAAGTTGTCAGCACGGAGCAGATGTGTAAGGATGTCCCCTTAGTACTACTAACATCCTattaatgtatgtatttttattagtaTTACAATGAGTTTGTGTTGTTGCTTAAGCCCAACAGGTCGAATGTGAGACCAAACTGAGGGATCAGTGCAAGGGAACAACCTGCAACAGGTAGATGCTGATTCAAAAGATGAGCAACATCTGACCAACGTCAGATAATATACACAGAATTCACTTTACATGGGTAGAGCTGTATGAGCATTATTAGCTCACATTGAAACATAGCATCAGCTCCATTGTGTTGTTCACTTCACTGTGTTTTTACCTGTAGATATGAGTGTCCACCTGGTTGCCTTGAAAGTCCTGGAAAAGTAGTTGGGACTGCATATTTTGATATGGTAAATGACTGGCAATAACACACAACAATGTATGCATTTATTCAATAGTAACATATATAAAAAgactgtctgtgtttgtctaaTCCTCCAGCAATCCAGTGTGTGTGGAGCTGCCCTGCACTCTGGTGTTATTGACAATGATGGAGGATGGTTGGATGTGACACGACTGGGCAGAAGACAACAGTTCACCAAGTCATACAAGAATGGTATTCAGTCCATTGGGTAGGAATCCCTTTTTAAACCTTTAATTTTACTctctatttatatatattaactCATTGTGTTCGggctgtttgactgtgattCATAGGTGTTTCACATTGGGCTTCGCTTCATAcaattttctttaaattcaCAGGAAAAACCGAAGCGCAAATTCCTTCAAAGTAGACTCAGTGCCTGGTAAGGTTTCATGATCACATTTTACTTTATCCCATTgtctttatacataaatactgTATGGTcatgttttgctgtgttttgtccACTTTTTTGTCCCAGTCAAGGCAGTGAGATGTGATACCACAGTAGCACTTTTCTGCCCTTTCAAGAAACCTGTGCGACACTGTCCCAGGTAACATGGAGTTTTAGTGAAGACAGTCTCAGTCCTTCTAATGGTGTGTGTCCACATGGCTGTTCCCCCGCTGCTTCCCAACATTGGGCGCTTGATAGGTGTACAGCTGCAAAGTGTCAGACTAGATAAACATCAAACCAGTAAATTCTATACCTGCCAACAACCACACCGACACTGGCTGCTCCTGATTGGAGAAATGTTTCACTTGTAGGCTGTTCGCACCTGGATGTCAACATGGCGGCTTGTTTGGAAACCTCTTACATGATGAAAATAGTTCATGGAAGTGTGTTTTTGAAGAGGAGAGAAATAAACCATACAGCTGCCCAATCTGTTCAGTTAGTTCAAAAGTTTTCCAGGCATTTCCAGAGGTTTGTCAGGCATTGGATGACCCTGATCTGCACACAGTAACCTAAACTTCAAACAATAAGCAGCCAACATGACGCCCCGTCTCTCAAAATGCAACGCTACCTGAATGCATTGCACATGTGCTGACATAGACCAATGAATGGGAAGCAAGGCAATGACGGATCCTGTAGACACGCATTATAAGAATGACAGGTTGACTATTTAACCCATATAGCCTTTCAAATTAAAGTTTAGCTAAACATTCTGCATCATCATTAAAGGATTCATTATATTTGTTGTGCATTTTCTAATTTCTACCTTGacaaattacatatttatatttaaaatttacactGGTTCTAAGTTCTTCTAATTTTAAAGTTTGGTATGTAATGAATTTGCactgaaaatatttcttaatTATCTCTGGCTTTTTTTCAGGTTGTATTGTCCCAGGAACTGTTTGCGGGACAGCCAAGCCCGAGTCATTGGCACAAAATACTACTCAGATGTAAGTTCTCACATCATTGGCATCGGTTACTGACATTTACTGTGTGTTTCTTGGATAGAAGCATCATTTATTCTTTACAGGACACAGAGAGATGTCTagtattttcaaattttatatcAATAATGCGATTTCTCATAGTACTACCATGGATCCACTCAGCCTCACTGCTGAATTGTTCCCAATAGTCGTCATCCACAGTATTCCAATAAAAAGATACacacaaaatctgtaaaactgtTGACAAAACACCTCCAAGTACAATGacagttttcagtctttgtggGACGAATTTTCTGGAgcatttatgcacacaaaccTGTAAGCTAGAAACTTTTGGTTTATGTTGCAGTTGAGCATTTTTTATTCAAGTGAGCAAACAGGATCTTTGAGTCCAATATCCAGTTCTCCTGATATATCTGTGGTTACCACTCATTCTTCCAGAAATCCAGTATTTGCAGAGCAGCCATTCATGCTGGAGTGATCCAGAATGAATCAGGAGGTTACCTTGATGTAATGCCAGTGGACAGAAGGAGGCAGTACAGTGGCAGCTATCAGAATGCCATCACCTCAGAAAGGTAACATTTGATGGATCCCAGATCGTTTACGTAAAATATATGAAATTTTAACATCGATATTGGTATTGCAGCACATACATTACGTGTGAGAAATCTTTACATTCTGACTCTCCATTGCTTCTGTCTCTTTCCAGCCTAGTGAACCCCACGGGAGGAAAAGCCTTCAGAGTGTTTGCAGTCATCTGAAAACCCACTCTCAAAGGACAAAGTACCATGAAACATGGCCACTTCATATCCAGCAAACCCACTCATTATGAGCTTACAACCTACAATTACATTCATTCCTGCAGTCAATAAATCAACGTTTCTGCTCCTGACGCTCAAAGTGTAACATGCCTCTATTCAAGGCTTCTCTATCTTTGGTCATGAGTGACTCACTCACTGTCCAATAATAGAGCAGCAAATGATGTTTGGTTAATGATGCATTTGGATGTCTCTTGCCTTACATCTTTTCCTAAATTTGAAAGCttactgtaacacacacatggGGCTGCCATGCATCTTTGGCAGACATGGTATGGTGACATCATGTCTTTTTAACACTCAAAGTTGCATATACTCCACTAAATTTAGCACCAGTTTCAACCACCTCTTGTAATTTCAGAACTTAAAGGTAGAAGTCTAAAATCAGAGCTTTTCGCAGAGCAATTCAAGACGTGGCATACATCATTTCCACGTATGCCAGGTAAAACAGCAGAGCAGTTTA includes these proteins:
- the LOC110949549 gene encoding cysteine-rich secretory protein LCCL domain-containing 1-like; amino-acid sequence: MRKCLPYPGWIRAASLFLCLSQSVLAAVLTNSTSLESILEKYRNKDDEWWRARSRGKRAISEGDMHLILDLHNKLRGQVHPPASNMEYMVWDYELERSAEHWAHTCRWEHGPSHMLTQIGQNLGAHWGRDRPPTYHVQAWYDEVRYYSYPYSQECNPHCPFRCSGPVCTHYTQLVWATSNRIGCAINVCYNMNVWGMIWAKAVYLVCNYSPPGNWWGHAPYKYGAPCSACPASYAGGCRDNLCYKDGGVDRRPAPETEETNYIEPEPEPVRDREPQPRAQSPNPSPNDNLERNQVVSTEQMSQQVECETKLRDQCKGTTCNRYECPPGCLESPGKVVGTAYFDMQSSVCGAALHSGVIDNDGGWLDVTRLGRRQQFTKSYKNGIQSIGKNRSANSFKVDSVPVKAVRCDTTVALFCPFKKPVRHCPRLYCPRNCLRDSQARVIGTKYYSDKSSICRAAIHAGVIQNESGGYLDVMPVDRRRQYSGSYQNAITSESLVNPTGGKAFRVFAVI